In a genomic window of Coregonus clupeaformis isolate EN_2021a chromosome 27, ASM2061545v1, whole genome shotgun sequence:
- the LOC121541394 gene encoding vasculin isoform X1 has product MAQHDFTPAWLNFPTAPLSAQPSQVYDKPFESPAERLDSQGDVSRKRHNSSDGSESVNRHTEGGYSRNGWRVRNGSEGSSSCSPLQQGGPPPRSKSKGLPEDQRGHRDDGDKRKQFEAEDFPSLNPNAEREVNHKAVATGVWEHPPNPQSRGSKMMVIKRVSKEEPTTATSCTATPQQQQALSRNGPSIYKAPIPNSVSLPVKASRSSSSSPVNKGSQPRLMMRLTRMRLDRKSHFLKALKQDMVDEEDLHHNCKVDEGFYLQNSNVGRGDENQNRCEHSVSQENGNTTTITMKQQVLCSSTFPQQEVLSSSLEAEHRLLKEMGWQEESDNDETCAPLTEDEMREFQAISEQLQKNGLRRNGLLKNSPPIDSLAVWKTSNLKMATDTTEETETSSSDTSDDDA; this is encoded by the exons ATGGCGCAGCATGACTTCACTCCAGCCTGGCTTAATTTTCCCACAGCACCCTTATCAGCCCAG cCCTCTCAGGTCTATGACAAGCCTTTCGAGTCTCCTGCCGAACGTCTGGACAGCCAAGGGGATGTGAGTCGCAAACGCCACAACTCATCAGATGGCTCAGAGTCTGTCAACAGACACACTGAGG GAGGCTACTCCAGGAACGGATGGAGAGTCCGGAATGGCAGCGAGGGCTCGAGCTCATGCTCTCCCCTTCAGCAAGGCGGACCCCCGCCCCGCTCCAAGAGCAAAGGCCTGCCGGAGGACCAGCGAGGCCACAGGGACGACGGGGACAAACGCAAGCAGTTTGAAGCTGAAGACTTT CCCTCACTCAATCCTAATGCAGAACGAGAGGTTAACCATAAAGCTGTTGCCACTGGAGTATGGG AACACCCGCCCAACCCTCAATCCAGGGGCTCTAAAATGATGGTGATCAAACGCGTCTCCAAGGAGGAGCCCACAACAGCAACGTCCTGCACGGCCACGCCCCAACAACAACAAGCCTTGTCCCGCAACGGCCCCTCCATCTACAAGGCCCCCATCCCAAACTCTGTCAGTCTTCCAGTTAAG GCGAGTCGCTCCAGCTCATCGTCCCCAGTGAACAAGGGCAGTCAGCCGCGGCTCATGATGCGTCTGACACGCATGCGCTTGGACCGCAAGAGCCACTTCCTCAAAGCCCTCAAACAGGACATGGTGGACGAGGAGGACCTCCATCATAACTGCAag GTTGACGAGGGCTTCTATCTGCAGAACAGCAACGTGGGCCGCGGGGACGAGAACCAGAACCGGTGCGAGCACAGCGTCTCTCAGGAAAACGGCAACACGACCACAATAACCATGAAGCAACAGGTGCTGTGCTCTTCCACCTTCCCCCAGCAGGAGGTGCTGTCCAGCTCTCTGGAGGCAGAGCATAG gttATTGAAAGAGATGGGTTGGCAGGAGGAGAGTGACAATGATGAGACGTGTGCCCCTCTGACAGAGGACGAAATGAGGGAGTTCCAGGCTATCAGTGAACAG CTGCAGAAGAACGGTCTAAGGAGAAATGGCCTCTTGAAGAACAGCCCTCCCATAGACTCCCTGGCCGTGTGGAAGACCAGCAACCTCAAAATGGCCACCGACACCACGGAGGAGACAGAGACCAGCAGCAGCGACACCTCTGACGACGATGCCTAA
- the LOC121541394 gene encoding vasculin isoform X2, with protein sequence MAQHDFTPAWLNFPTAPLSAQVYDKPFESPAERLDSQGDVSRKRHNSSDGSESVNRHTEGGYSRNGWRVRNGSEGSSSCSPLQQGGPPPRSKSKGLPEDQRGHRDDGDKRKQFEAEDFPSLNPNAEREVNHKAVATGVWEHPPNPQSRGSKMMVIKRVSKEEPTTATSCTATPQQQQALSRNGPSIYKAPIPNSVSLPVKASRSSSSSPVNKGSQPRLMMRLTRMRLDRKSHFLKALKQDMVDEEDLHHNCKVDEGFYLQNSNVGRGDENQNRCEHSVSQENGNTTTITMKQQVLCSSTFPQQEVLSSSLEAEHRLLKEMGWQEESDNDETCAPLTEDEMREFQAISEQLQKNGLRRNGLLKNSPPIDSLAVWKTSNLKMATDTTEETETSSSDTSDDDA encoded by the exons ATGGCGCAGCATGACTTCACTCCAGCCTGGCTTAATTTTCCCACAGCACCCTTATCAGCCCAG GTCTATGACAAGCCTTTCGAGTCTCCTGCCGAACGTCTGGACAGCCAAGGGGATGTGAGTCGCAAACGCCACAACTCATCAGATGGCTCAGAGTCTGTCAACAGACACACTGAGG GAGGCTACTCCAGGAACGGATGGAGAGTCCGGAATGGCAGCGAGGGCTCGAGCTCATGCTCTCCCCTTCAGCAAGGCGGACCCCCGCCCCGCTCCAAGAGCAAAGGCCTGCCGGAGGACCAGCGAGGCCACAGGGACGACGGGGACAAACGCAAGCAGTTTGAAGCTGAAGACTTT CCCTCACTCAATCCTAATGCAGAACGAGAGGTTAACCATAAAGCTGTTGCCACTGGAGTATGGG AACACCCGCCCAACCCTCAATCCAGGGGCTCTAAAATGATGGTGATCAAACGCGTCTCCAAGGAGGAGCCCACAACAGCAACGTCCTGCACGGCCACGCCCCAACAACAACAAGCCTTGTCCCGCAACGGCCCCTCCATCTACAAGGCCCCCATCCCAAACTCTGTCAGTCTTCCAGTTAAG GCGAGTCGCTCCAGCTCATCGTCCCCAGTGAACAAGGGCAGTCAGCCGCGGCTCATGATGCGTCTGACACGCATGCGCTTGGACCGCAAGAGCCACTTCCTCAAAGCCCTCAAACAGGACATGGTGGACGAGGAGGACCTCCATCATAACTGCAag GTTGACGAGGGCTTCTATCTGCAGAACAGCAACGTGGGCCGCGGGGACGAGAACCAGAACCGGTGCGAGCACAGCGTCTCTCAGGAAAACGGCAACACGACCACAATAACCATGAAGCAACAGGTGCTGTGCTCTTCCACCTTCCCCCAGCAGGAGGTGCTGTCCAGCTCTCTGGAGGCAGAGCATAG gttATTGAAAGAGATGGGTTGGCAGGAGGAGAGTGACAATGATGAGACGTGTGCCCCTCTGACAGAGGACGAAATGAGGGAGTTCCAGGCTATCAGTGAACAG CTGCAGAAGAACGGTCTAAGGAGAAATGGCCTCTTGAAGAACAGCCCTCCCATAGACTCCCTGGCCGTGTGGAAGACCAGCAACCTCAAAATGGCCACCGACACCACGGAGGAGACAGAGACCAGCAGCAGCGACACCTCTGACGACGATGCCTAA